The Sorangiineae bacterium MSr11954 DNA segment CCCAAATTTCGTAGCTGATTATTCTCGGGCGCCTATACCGATGCGTTGTCCAAGCTTCCTCGCCCGTGCCACCCGTTTTGCCGCCGCCGCGATGCTGCCTGGTCTGGTCGGTCTTGCCAGTTTCGCGGGTCTCGTCGCGGCCGAGGGGAGCGCGTGGGCCAAGGGCGCAGGCCCGGGCGATCCGCAGAAGCTCGAGGTTCCCGGCCACGCCGCCGCGTATTTTTACCCGCCTGGCGGGGGCGGTCTTCAGCCGATTCTGATGTTCCTGCACGGCCGCGGGGGCAACCCCTCGGAGGATTGCCGCAAGTGGGCGCGTGTGGCCACGCAGTTTGGGTGGGTCGTCTGCCCGCAAGGCCCCGAGGATCGGGGTGGTGGTGCGCGCGGGTGGGGGAACAACCCCGTTGCGGGCAAGGACACCATCGACTCGGTGGTCAAGGCATTGCGTGCAAAGTACAACCGTCGGGTGCAGCTGCGGAACAATGTCCTCATCGGCTTCAGCGAGGGCTCGTTCATCGCCATGCAGGTCGGCATCAAGGATCCGCAGACCTGGGACAAGTGGCTCATTCTGGCGGCCAACGACCAATACTGGTGGGGCGAGGAGAACAAGCACCTCCTCGAGGAAGGCAAGAAGCGCATCCACCGCGTCTACCTCTACACGGGCCAGAACGACGAGGTGGCGGAGAACACCAAGCGCGTCGAGAAGATGCTCAAGGACGCGAAGATCCCGGTGCGCATGAACATCGTGAACGGTCTCGGCCACGAGGTCCCCGCCGATCGCATGGTCACGAACTACCGCCGCCCGCTGCTTTGGCTGATGGCAGCGAAGAAGCCGTGAGCGCGCCATGACCACCGAGGGCTCCAACCGAGATTTCGCGCCGCGCATGAGGGTCGTCCCCTCGCGCCAAGTCATCACCGATCGTCCGTTCGCGCCGGTCTCGAACGAGACCCCCGCCATCCACCGCGCGTTCTTCGACGACATGCGGCCGCTCCCGGCCCGCTTCCCCACCGCGCGCCTGCGCGAGGTGACCTTGGTGCGCGCCGCCGATCTCGACGAGCGCGTCGATCCCACGGGGCAGACGCGCGTCTGGTACGCCATCGAGTCCCTGCAGGTGACCGGGAGCTTCAAGGTCCGCGGCGCGCTGGTGTCCATCGAGGCGTGCATCAAGCGCGCGGGCACCGCCTCGGGGCTGCGCGTGGTGGCGGCGAGCGCCGGCAACCACGGCGCCTCCATGGCGTACGCCGCGTCGGTGCTGGGCGTGCGGGCCACCATCTTCGTGCCCCAGGGCGCGCCGGCCGCCAAGTGCGAGCGCATCATGTCGTACGGCGCCGAGCTTCGGTACGCGTCCTCGCCGTATTACGACGACGCGGAGGCCGCGGCCATGGAGATGGCCGAGGCCGAGGGGCTGTCGTTCATCTCGCCGTACAACGATTTGCACGTCATCGCCGGCAACGGTGGCTCGCTCGGCTACGAGATCGCGCGGGTCCTCGGCCGCGTTCCCGAGCATGTGCTCCTCCCATTCGGAGGCGGCGGGCTCGCCACCGGCGTGGCCTGGTCCTTGGCCGACGCGGCGGGCGAGACCCTTGGCCAAGTGCCGCGCGTATGGGGCGTGCAGAGTGAAGTCTCGCCGGTCATGGCGGATTCGCTCGAGCGGGGCGCTGCCATCGAGCGCTTCCTGCCGGAGGGCCCCACCTTGGCCGAAGGCCTGGAGGGCGGAATCGCCGCCGACGCCTTTGCGCGGGCGCGTTCGTCCATCGGCGGGGTCATCGTGGTCTCCGAGGCCGCGATCGGGCGCGCGATGCACTACGTCTATTGCGATCTCGGGTTGTTGGTGGAGGGCAGCTCCGCCACCGCGCTCGTCCCGCTCATGCGCTCGAGCGAGCGCTTCCCGCTGGCGCTCGGCGTGCGCGGCGGCGATCTGGTCGTCCTCATCACGGGCCGCAACGTGGACCGCGCCACCTGGGAGCGCGCGGTGGCACCGTACACTGCGCACACGGCACGATCTCGTGACTGACGCACCGCCGCTCGTACTCGGAATCGCCGGTGGCTCGGGTTCCGGAAAAAGCACCATTGCGCGCGCCATCCTCGCGGCGCTGCCCGCGGGCGCGGGGCTCCTCATCGAGCAAGATCACTACTACCGGTCGCAAGCGCACCTGCCGTTCGAGGAGCGTGAGCGGGTCAACTACGATCACCCCGACGCGCTGGAGATGCCGCTCCTCGCGCAGCACGTGGCGGCGCTCCGCGCGTGGGAGCCCATCGAGCGACCCAGCTACGATTTCTCGCGCCACGATCGCTGCCCCGATCTCACGCGGGTGGAGCCGGTGCCGGTCATCGTGGTGGAGGGCATCCTCGTTCTGGCCGACGAAGTTTTGCGTTCGCTCTTCGACGTGAAGCTCTTCGTCGACACCGACGCCGACATCCGCCTGATGCGCCGCATCCGCCGCGATCTCGAGCACCGCGGACGCACCTTCGGTCAAGTGCGCAAGCAGTATTACGAGAGCGTGCGCCCGATGCACATGGCCTTCGTGGAGCCGTCCAAGCGCTTCGCGGATATCATCGTGCCCGAGGGGGGCGAGAATCGGGTCGCGCTGGAGCTCCTGGTGAGCCATGTGCGTGCGCGCATCATGCGGTAGCAAGCGGGGCGGTGGCGGCGGTGGGCGTCGCGGCCGCGTTGGCGGTGGCAGTCGCGGTGCCAGTCGCGGCGGCGGTGGCTGTCGTGGCGGTGGCGGTGGCTGTCGTGGCGGCGGTGGGCGTCGCGGCCGCGTTGGCGGTGGCAGTCGCGGTGTCAGTGGCGGCGGTGGCAGTCGTGGCGTTGGCGGTGGCTGTCGTGGCGACGGTGGGCG contains these protein-coding regions:
- the udk gene encoding uridine kinase, giving the protein MTDAPPLVLGIAGGSGSGKSTIARAILAALPAGAGLLIEQDHYYRSQAHLPFEERERVNYDHPDALEMPLLAQHVAALRAWEPIERPSYDFSRHDRCPDLTRVEPVPVIVVEGILVLADEVLRSLFDVKLFVDTDADIRLMRRIRRDLEHRGRTFGQVRKQYYESVRPMHMAFVEPSKRFADIIVPEGGENRVALELLVSHVRARIMR
- a CDS encoding pyridoxal-phosphate dependent enzyme translates to MTTEGSNRDFAPRMRVVPSRQVITDRPFAPVSNETPAIHRAFFDDMRPLPARFPTARLREVTLVRAADLDERVDPTGQTRVWYAIESLQVTGSFKVRGALVSIEACIKRAGTASGLRVVAASAGNHGASMAYAASVLGVRATIFVPQGAPAAKCERIMSYGAELRYASSPYYDDAEAAAMEMAEAEGLSFISPYNDLHVIAGNGGSLGYEIARVLGRVPEHVLLPFGGGGLATGVAWSLADAAGETLGQVPRVWGVQSEVSPVMADSLERGAAIERFLPEGPTLAEGLEGGIAADAFARARSSIGGVIVVSEAAIGRAMHYVYCDLGLLVEGSSATALVPLMRSSERFPLALGVRGGDLVVLITGRNVDRATWERAVAPYTAHTARSRD